Part of the Anopheles coluzzii chromosome 3, AcolN3, whole genome shotgun sequence genome is shown below.
CGGAAACTCACTCCAGCCCGGGCAGGGGATGTGGAACAGGGGGGCGAAAGAGGAAGAAGGAGGGGGTTGGATCGGAAAGGAGGAAGGAACAAGAATCCCAACCAACCCAACCGAGCAGATTATGCGCAAAAACGTGAGGGCGATGCGGAGGAGAACAcaccactgcactgcactgcactgccaATGCACACCACAATGTCGATCAAACTGCAATCCGCGCGCTGTGTGTAATGCTAACTCTCCGATCGCATTGTGTGCCCCGACAccgaagaggaagaggagcagGAGGATGAGGggacctgtgtgtgtgtgtaacaacCCGGACCACGACCGCCGCATGGCCTTCGCGAAACGACGCGAAAGGCGCAGGAGAGAAGAACAACCAATCGACAAGCGCAAACCGAGCGAACCTACCGTCCCGTCTTCCTCCCCGGATCCAGGCAAACTCCAACgatggcgacgacgacgacgacgacgacgatgggaGGACTCTTCAGCGCTTCCACCTCCCTTTCCAGGCTCGCGGTTCGCCCAGGCAGCTCAAGCAGCTCAATATTTTGTGGGcaagaagatgaaaaagtAATTCTGTATGTTATTGAATTCGACATATTAATGTGATAACAAAAATTTATACCATTCGGAACATAACGAGAAATGTCGGCTGAATGCTGCGAGAGAGCCTGCGTCGCCCGGTGGACGACTGCACCGGGCTTGGAAAGGGGTTCGGCGACGCGCAGCGAAGTGGACGAACCAACCGGACAACAGGCGGGCACAAGATCGAGCGACCGGGAAGCTAAAAATGCACCACCAGCGAGCGCGGCACACACCGACTCACACATTTGTACCGATCTCCGCGCGCAGCCGCCTCTCTCCCTTCCTTTCCCACCGCCCGGACGGAACCAAGGGGACGAAAGGATAGCGATGGAAAACACTGTGTATAATAATAAGGAAATTAATAACAGCAGCAATATCAACAGCGTGCGGTGCGAGCGGAACAAGAACAACCACCCTGTGCTGCCGCCACCCTGCCACACAGTCCCTTACCCTTTACGGAGGAGGCAGCAGCGAGCAGCGCATATGCAGGTGGAGGAAGATCGGAACATACCGCTCCCAGTCGTCTCGCAGCATCTCTCAGTTGTCTTCCCCCCTTTTCCCGATCAATTGCTGTTAGATTTTTGGGATCGCTCGgcgtttgcttcttcttcttattctcgGTTTTCGATTGCATCCGGTTTTGGTGGGCCGTAGATATGTGCACCTCCGGTACAAGCAAATTCATCGAAagcgacacacgcacaatacgCACTTGGCACTGCACACTTAGGACGGGGAGTGGAATGTGACTGACGTGCGTCATTCTTGGGAAAGAGAAACAACGATCAAAGTAGTCAAAGGGATATTGGATCGATTCCATCCCATCCGTTTGGATCCTTCCGAATAGCTAGTGATGGCTAGACATTGAAGAAGGTCCTTTCTgtgtttttgatattttttttagtcGACGATGTCGATCAGATCAACAAACTCTTCGTACGGACGGACGGCtgcaagcaacaacaacagaaacaaaaaacgagaaaTACAATTTAACACTTCAAACCGTCGCCTTTAACCACTCCAAATATTCCATACTGATTCATCACTTCTCCACCAACCTCACCGCTGGCGTGccttgtgtgtgctgtttttcccccttctcTCTCCCCAGATTCTTCGCCGCCCAACACCCCAATTGCCAAACCGCGGCCCGTGTGCAATTGACCCGCTTCAATTCGGGGGGGTAAGGAATCGAAAATTGACGCCAAAAAGGGTGTGCGAAGTCGCACGGGCCGGACCCGAAACCGGAaagaatgtttgacgaaaaggAGAACCGGGGATCCGGGGACCGCGGCTCGACTGTCTACtatggcaaacacacacacacacacgctctggTTAAACTGGAACTCGCGCGCGCACTCCATCCCGCGGACAGGCCGGGCGGGCAGAGATTAAACGAAAACGTGGAATGTGGGGCTTGTAAAAACGCACCGGAGCCGTGTATCGCTGGACGGATGCGAGGGAGATATACGAGTacgcaatgtgtgtgtgtgtgcgtctgtctCTCGGTTGCCTTCACTTGTTCGCCGCAGTGCCACATGTGCCTTGAAGGCGTCGCGTTACGTAGCAACGAACGAGATTAAGCCGGGCCAATCCTTCTCGCGCCGGCCCCGCTCATTCGCACATCGCACGAAGAACGCGACGGCAAAGGCAGAAGAGGGACAGAGAGTGTACGGGCGCGCGCGGGCGCCAACTCGAGCAACGCAGGagtcaaatttaattttcaatcaaccatcacatacacaccaccaaGCGCTCGCCCGCGGCcagaaacaatcaatttacatCCACAAGTCCCCAGCGACGGTCGCGGCGGGtgacgaacaacaacaacaacagcggcgGGTGGAAGCAGCCGGGAGAGACTGCCGATTGGCCGGGCCATTTCGCTCGTGTAAACTCACCCATCTATCAGCAATCCATCTTGCCGTTcgcgttgtgttgtgtgtgctcgGGGTCGAAAAAGTGAAACCACTTTCGGCGGGCGGGCATTATCAGCGGGCAATCGCGGGACGCGCGTAACGCAGCCGTCAATTCGAAGGTGTCGAAAACGGGCCAGCCCAAATATGAGCCGCGCTTAATCTCCATATAAATAAGGAAGGACAGAACAGAGGGGACGGCGCGATACAAGCGAACGCGTCGGCTTAACCGGTGGCAAGTGATCTGATTTTAATGATCCTCCAGATCCGGATCACTACCACACGTTTCCCCGCGCCGTCCCACGGGCGTTCATCAGCGTGCGAGATCTCTTTTGCGGCGTTCGGtttggttcggttcggttgcgTAACGCGCGCCTTCTCTTCGACGAATTTTGCAGGACAATGGGTTGTAAGGGGGGGTACTACACCTCGACACCCGAACAAAAAACGGGCGCTTTAATCGGTCttaatttattcataaatCTAATTAATGAACACTTTCATTTTTCTGCCGTCGATGCTCGAGCCGATGCCGGGCCGACACTTCCATGAACGCGAGAAACTCCTCGTCCAGCTCGTCTCGCTCTTCCTCCTCTCCGGTGGTTTGTTGTCGTTGCGACCGTTGATGTCGGTCTCCGCATCCTTCTGTTGCTGCAAAGAgaatgggggaaaaaggaTTGGTTGCATATGCAGACGGAACCCATTCGTCTTGagagaaataaaatttattttatttctaccCTTCTCGTCCTCTCTTCTGTTCGCCCATCACGCATGGTACAGACACGCAAAACACGCAAGTGTGCGGGTGGCCAATGGAAAGGTGCTACAATGACTCGCGCATTACGCAATCCAATTCCAAGCCCCAATTCATCCCATTACGCTTCCGTTTCCATTCTCCCGAATAGACTCCTTTCACCAGATGCTCCCCAAAGGCTTACCGTCCGTGCTTTCATCCTCGGTGTCACCGAACGGATCGTCCTCAGCTTGATAATCCTGCTCGGAATCGCTACTGTCGGCTGCCTCCCTGGCAGTGCTGCCGCCGGCGGCCAGCACGGAACGCTTCAGGCGATCGTTTTCCGCTCTCAGCTGCTGGGCACATTGCTTCCAGTAGTTGGTTTGGTGCTTGGTGTGCCATTTTACCACCCGATGGTACGCCCGGATCCACATGTTCTGGGCATGCTTAAGACGTATATCGGAGCACGGATTCGTCGCAGGCAGGCGTCGCATCAAAGCAGCAGCTGGATGTCGCGGGTCGTAGTGATGCTGTGCTGTACTGTGATGGTGCACCGTCCCTTCCTTCGCTTGCCAGAAGCGCTTAATCGTGCGGGCATTTTTCTTGCGCTTGCACTTTCGCTTGTTGCGGGAACGAATCGTTTTATCACGCGACTTCCCGACGGGCACATTTTTGTACTCTACATCCAACACACGCTTCATGTTGGTTACTCAAGTTGCGTTGCTTGTGCAGGTAGGAAGGTTTGtcgataatttaatttaacatcATTAGTTCATACAATTCTATGTTGTTTATTCCAAACTCAAGGAAGTACATTCACTAAACACACATTTGCTTATTC
Proteins encoded:
- the LOC120959158 gene encoding uncharacterized protein LOC120959158 isoform X2, coding for MKRVLDVEYKNVPVGKSRDKTIRSRNKRKCKRKKNARTIKRFWQAKEGTVHHHSTAQHHYDPRHPAAALMRRLPATNPCSDIRLKHAQNMWIRAYHRVVKWHTKHQTNYWKQCAQQLRAENDRLKRSVLAAGGSTAREAADSSDSEQDYQAEDDPFGDTEDESTDEGCGDRHQRSQRQQTTGEEEERDELDEEFLAFMEVSARHRLEHRRQKNESVH
- the LOC120959158 gene encoding uncharacterized protein LOC120959158 isoform X1, with product MKRVLDVEYKNVPVGKSRDKTIRSRNKRKCKRKKNARTIKRFWQAKEGTVHHHSTAQHHYDPRHPAAALMRRLPATNPCSDIRLKHAQNMWIRAYHRVVKWHTKHQTNYWKQCAQQLRAENDRLKRSVLAAGGSTAREAADSSDSEQDYQAEDDPFGDTEDESTDATEGCGDRHQRSQRQQTTGEEEERDELDEEFLAFMEVSARHRLEHRRQKNESVH